In one Bombyx mori chromosome 4, ASM3026992v2 genomic region, the following are encoded:
- the RpL3 gene encoding ribosomal protein L3 (The RefSeq protein has 2 substitutions and aligns at 99% coverage compared to this genomic sequence), with the protein MSHRKFSAPRHGSMGFYPKKRSRRHRGKVKAFPKDDPSKPVHLTAFIGYKAGMTHVVREPDRPGSKINKKEIVEAVTIIETPPMVCVGVVGYIETPHGLRALLTVWAEHMSEDCRRRFYKNWYKCKKKAFTKASKKWQDELGRKSIEKDFKKMIRYCSVVRVIAHTQMKLLKQRQKKAHIMEIQLNGGTIEDKVKWAREHLEKPIPVDSVFAQDEMIDCIGVTKGKGYKGVTSRWHTKKLPRKTHKGLRKVACIGAWHPSRVSFTVARAGQKGYHHRTEMNKKIYRIGQGIHKKDGKVIKNNASTEYDLSEKSITPMGGFPHYGEVNNDFVMIKGCCMGPKKRIITLRKSLRVHTKRAALEKINLKFIDTSSKFGHGRFQTPADKAAFMGTLKKDRIREEAAATTTPAAAAHL; encoded by the exons TCGCACAGAAAATTTTCAGCACCCCGTCATGGGTCTATGGGATTCTATCCCAAAAAGAGGTCCCGTCGTCATCGTGGTAAGGTCAAGGCGTTCCCGAAAGACGACCCTAGCAAACCTGTTCATTTGACTGCTTTTATCGGTTATAAGGCCGGTATGACCCACGTGGTTAGAGAACCTGACCGTCCCGGTTCAA aaATCAACAAGAAAGAGATCGTGGAGGCTGTCACCATCATCGAGACTCCTCCGATGGTTTGTGTCGGTGTTGTTGGATACATTGAGACCCCTCATGGACTACGCGCTCTGTTGACTGTCTGGGCGGAGCATATGTCTGAAGACTGTCGACGTCGCTTCTACAAAAACTG GTACAAATGCAAGAAGAAGGCTTTCACTAAAGCCAGTAAGAAATGGCAGGATGAGCTTGGACGCAAATCAATAGAAAAAGATTTCAAGAAGATGATCCGCTACTGTAGTGTTGTAAGAGTCATTGCCCACACTCAAATGAAGCTGTTAAAACAGCGACAAAAGAAGGCTCACATTATGGAAATCCAACTTAACGGTGGTACCATCGAGGACAAAGTGAAATGGGCCAGAGAACATCTGGAGAAACCTATCCCTGTCGATTCTGTGTTTGCCCAAGATGAAATGATTGACTGCATTGGTGTCACCAAGGGCAAAGGATACAAAG GTGTCACTTCTCGTTGGCACACAAAGAAGCTACCCCGTAAGACACACAAGGGTCTTAGGAAAGTTGCCTGCATTGGAGCTTGGCATCCTTCTAGGGTGTCGTTCACTGTAGCTCGTGCTGGTCAGAAAGGTTATCATCACCGTACTGAAATGAACAAGAAAATCTATCGTATTGGACAAG GAATCCACAAAAAGGATGGCaaagttattaaaaacaatgcatctactgaGTATGACCTGTCTGAGAAATCCATTACACCGATGGGAGGTTTCCCCCATTATGGTGAAGTAAACAACGACTTTGTGATGATCAAGGGTTGCTGCATGGGACCTAAAAAGCGTATCATTACTCTTAGAAAG TCTCTGCGTGTGCATACAAAGAGGGCTGCACTAGAAAAGATCAACCTCAAATTCATTGACACCTCGTCCAAGTTCGGTCATGGTCGATTCCAAACGCCGGCTGACAAGGCTGCATTCATGGGTACACTCAAGAAGGATCGTATTCGCGAAGAAGCTGCGGCTACCACAACCCCAGCGGCTGCTGCGCAGCCTTAA
- the LOC101744262 gene encoding FMR1-interacting protein NUFIP1 — protein MNPIELSRYIPQSPRMPNYPRFCFPNTQWRFNYGPRVSSWSNQTQSIIDRNEEHWCETCDRGFPNAVILEKHKNQHEKCNIDGCGFVAHPKIITKHIQMQHSTGLYKKIAKLNNPEEIKTWREDRRRNYPTQANIEKKAAMVREKIERGEKMGLSRDKNMCDNKKSGMNRKYKSDNRKFNNKCELNRRKPIEQKFKANQKPSQTPFKKTKVLPVLDDKRSIKPFSGIQDILSESVTPEDIMETEKFDLGIEDDDVSEENVLNTKTNISSESTVCNALSLLICEYGSSDDDETTVSKENIIDKCNQNSETNGNLHKVNSDPKSVAIPNLSVPEMSEHKRKDSKSCLLDVDDDGPEEIAILKKDITELTPDIIPDKKSVPIEKKEKIKSYPTKVIKKPPRSRVPSTLLQKLLFKEVKQERNIILQCIRHIRKNNYFTK, from the exons ATGAACCCTATTGAATTAAGTAGGTATATACCGCAGTCTCCAAGAATGCCGAACTATCCACGATTTTGTTTTCCGAATACTCAATGGCGATTCAACTATGGCCCACGTGTGTCTTCTTGGTCGAATCAAACCCAATCCATTATTGATAGAAATGAAGAACATTGGTGTGAAACTTGTGATAGAGGATTTCCTAATGCAGTCATTCTGGAGAAACATAAAAATCAACATGAA aaaTGCAATATAGATGGATGCGGATTTGTAGCACATCCAAAGATAATAACCAAACACATACAAATGCAGCACTCGACTGgtctttacaaaaaaattgctAAATTAAATAATCCAGAGGAAATAAAGACATGGCGAGAAGATAGAAGAAGAAACTATCCAACACAAGCTAATATTGAGAAAAAAGCTGCAATGGTTAGGGAGAAAATTGAAAGAGGTGAAAAAATGGGACTTTCAAGAGACAAGAATAtgtgtgacaataaaaaatcag GTATGAACAGAAAATACAAAAGTGATAATAGGAAATTCAATAACAAATGTGAACTAAATAGAAGAAAACCaattgaacaaaaatttaaagCAAATCAGAAACCTTCCCAAAcaccatttaaaaaaacaaaagttctACCAGTTCTTGATGATAAAAGATCAATTAAACCATTTTCTGGTATACAAGATATTCTGTCAGAAAGTGTAACTCCAGAAGATATTATGGAAACAGAAAAATTTGACCTTGGCATTGAAGATGATGATGTGAGTGAAGAAAATGTacttaacacaaaaacaaacattAGTTCTGAGTCAACTGTATGTAATGCCCTTTCTTTACTTATTTGTGAATATGGGTCTTCTGATGATGATGAGACTACTGTATCAAAGGAAAACATTATTGACAAATGTAACCAAAATTCAGAAACAAATGGAAATCTTCATAAAGTCAACTCAGATCCTAAAAGTGTAGCCATACCTAATTTAAGTGTACCTGAAATGTCAGAACATAAAAGAAAAGATAGTAAAAGCTGTCTTTTGGATGTTGATGATGATGGCCCTGAAGAAATAGCAATATTAAAGAAGGACATAACAGAACTTACTCCGGATATAATACCTGATAAAAAATCAGTTCCTAtagagaaaaaagaaaaaattaagagTTACCCtacaaaagtaattaaaaaaccaCCAAGGTCAAGGGTGCCCTCTACACTTTTACAAAAACTACTTTTTAAGGAAGTGAAACAGGAACGTAATATTATTTTGCAGTGTATAAGACATATAAGAAAAAACAACTATTTTACCAAATAA
- the LOC101743114 gene encoding uncharacterized protein LOC101743114: MNNSAAKVGEIFTEAGAAFNKLAEMIMLLHPIAETTPSVQAKTPVKRKATDEKYAPSTSGQHTVHTSISQQVTLNMLNAPEPEMEVESLGGDVKLEFEPSTEEIVT, translated from the exons aTGAATAATTCCGCTGCTAAG GTTGGCGAAATTTTCACTGAAGCTGGCGCCGCTTTTAACAAATTGGCAGAAATGATAATGCTTCTTCATCCAATAGCTGAAACTACACCAAG tgTGCAGGCGAAAACCCCAGTAAAGCGAAAGGCTACAGATGAAAAATATGCACCAAGCACATCGGGTCAACACACCGTCCACACATCTATTTCACAACAA GTTACTCTCAATATGCTGAATGCTCCTGAACCAGAAATGGAAGTTGAAAGCCTGGGTGGTGATGTCAAGTTAGAGTTTGAGCCGAGCACAGAGGAAATTGTCACTTAA
- the LOC101742888 gene encoding probable RNA methyltransferase CG11342, with translation MKERTKDLDYFGSDPGAVKFGNFINYYSFHNVAERINNLHPNMFPTLTEDIYCLDIGCNTGDLTRELYKLLKNLYPQCMLHILAVDIDSVLINRAQESNTERNIEYTTANVMEKSDRDSINEYLKKNGRSMFDITFCFSVSMWIHLNNGDNGLREFLEHIKTISKSIIIEPQPWKCYRQAQKRIKKTGNTFQLYDTLKIRSQVDIFIESILKEHTHIKVYESQNSSWNRKIQSYKLNIQTNEKKELI, from the coding sequence ATGAAAGAACGAACTAAAGATTTGGATTATTTTGGCAGTGATCCTGGGGCTGTTAAATTTGGAAATTTTATAAACTACTATTCATTTCATAACGTGGCTGAGAGAATAAACAATTTGCACCCAAATATGTTTCCCACTTTAACGGAAGATATATATTGCCTGGACATTGGTTGCAATACTGGAGATCTTACAAGAGAAttgtataaactattaaaaaacctTTATCCTCAATGCATGTTGCACATATTGGCCGTTGACATTGACTCAGTACTCATAAATCGTGCTCAAGAGTCTAACACCGAACGAAACATTGAATACACAACCGCAAATGTCATGGAAAAAAGTGATCGTGATTCAATCAATGAATATCTCAAGAAAAATGGTAGATCAATGTTTGATAtcacattttgtttttctgtATCAATGTGGATTCATTTGAATAATGGAGATAATGGCTTAAGAGAATTTTTGGAACACATTAAAACAAtttctaaatcaataataattgaacCACAACCTTGGAAATGTTATAGGCAGGCACAAAAGAGAATTAAGAAAACTGGAAATACATTCCAACTGTATGACACTCTTAAAATAAGAAGTCAAGTTGACATTTTTATAGAAAGTATTTTAAAAGAGCATACACATATAAAAGTATATGAATCACAAAATTCTTCATGGAACAGAAAAATACAAagttacaaattaaatattcaaacaaatgaaaaaaaggaattgatataa
- the Osi21 gene encoding osiris 21 isoform X1: MCTTAFRIYVVSIICVVIASGHVHGPRRSRRMDAEDYSENEIDSGRAGESSWWPSAEFAVLQKVYDDCSSQKHMSLCLKGKALIALSRAVEQESIQITDGLSLVKEGDAPSAVAEPRFFPGMTKEEKIDSMLRTKFEQLMNTHTVSLDLATEGRGRGKKVLPYLLLGIFSTMSIFGGMALKTLAAIAGKALIASKVALTIAGIIALKKLFSHETPTETTFQVHADGHHSI; encoded by the exons ATGTGTACCACCGCATTTCGGATATACGTCGTGTCAATCATTTGTGTGGTCATCGCTTCTGGTCACGTTCATGGACCTCGGAGATCCCGCAGGATGGATGCCGAGGATTACTCAGAGAACGAAATAGATAGTGGCAGAGCTGGGGAGAGCTCCTGGTGGCCGTCAGCCGAATTTGCCGTCTTACAGAAAGTTTATGATGACTGTAGCTCTCAGAAACATATGTCACTGTGTCTCAAGGGCAAAGCTTTGATTGCATTATCACGAGCGGTGGAGCAG GAGAGCATTCAGATCACTGATGGGTTATCGTTAGTGAAGGAGGGCGACGCTCCCTCAGCAGTAGCAGAGCCACGTTTCTTTCCAGGAATGACGAAAGAGGAGAAAATCGACTCTATGCTGCGCACTAAATTCGAGCAGTTAATGAACACTCATACAGTTTCTCTTGATCTTGCTACGGAAGGCAGAGGTAGAG gtaAAAAGGTCCTGCCTTATTTGCTCCTCGGTATCTTTTCTACCATGAGCATATTCGGAGGCATGGCATTGAAGACCCTAGCCGCTATCGCAGGCAAAGCCCTTATCGCCAGTAAAGTGGCTTTGACAATTGCAGGCATTATTGCCCTCAAGAAATTGTTCAGTCATGAGACGCCCACTGAAACGACGTTCCAAGTTCACGCAGACGGACACCATAG tatttaa
- the Osi21 gene encoding osiris 21 precursor, translating to MCTTAFRIYVVSIICVVIASGHVHGPRRSRRMDAEDYSENEIDSGRAGESSWWPSAEFAVLQKVYDDCSSQKHMSLCLKGKALIALSRAVEQESIQITDGLSLVKEGDAPSAVAEPRFFPGMTKEEKIDSMLRTKFEQLMNTHTVSLDLATEGRGRGKKVLPYLLLGIFSTMSIFGGMALKTLAAIAGKALIASKVALTIAGIIALKKLFSHETPTETTFQVHADGHHRYLIQRRNLYVVRPVSPSAVDPYHYAKPTLAKA from the exons ATGTGTACCACCGCATTTCGGATATACGTCGTGTCAATCATTTGTGTGGTCATCGCTTCTGGTCACGTTCATGGACCTCGGAGATCCCGCAGGATGGATGCCGAGGATTACTCAGAGAACGAAATAGATAGTGGCAGAGCTGGGGAGAGCTCCTGGTGGCCGTCAGCCGAATTTGCCGTCTTACAGAAAGTTTATGATGACTGTAGCTCTCAGAAACATATGTCACTGTGTCTCAAGGGCAAAGCTTTGATTGCATTATCACGAGCGGTGGAGCAG GAGAGCATTCAGATCACTGATGGGTTATCGTTAGTGAAGGAGGGCGACGCTCCCTCAGCAGTAGCAGAGCCACGTTTCTTTCCAGGAATGACGAAAGAGGAGAAAATCGACTCTATGCTGCGCACTAAATTCGAGCAGTTAATGAACACTCATACAGTTTCTCTTGATCTTGCTACGGAAGGCAGAGGTAGAG gtaAAAAGGTCCTGCCTTATTTGCTCCTCGGTATCTTTTCTACCATGAGCATATTCGGAGGCATGGCATTGAAGACCCTAGCCGCTATCGCAGGCAAAGCCCTTATCGCCAGTAAAGTGGCTTTGACAATTGCAGGCATTATTGCCCTCAAGAAATTGTTCAGTCATGAGACGCCCACTGAAACGACGTTCCAAGTTCACGCAGACGGACACCATAG gtatttaattcAAAGGCGGAATCTGTATGTGGTGAGACCAGTGAGCCCAAGTGCGGTGGACCCTTATCATTATGCTAAACCGACACTCGCTAAAGCTTAG